The Glycine max cultivar Williams 82 chromosome 17, Glycine_max_v4.0, whole genome shotgun sequence genome contains the following window.
tcggaagcaaaaaggaaaagaaggaaaatttccaatcaaagagaaagcaaaaaaagaaaagaaggaaaattccccaatcaaagagtgggagaaagcaaaaagaaaagaaagaaaattcccaaccaaagaatgggagaaagtaaaaaaggaaggaaagaaagttcttgatcaaagaaactagaagaaatgtgcagaaaggtctttggaccggacaatatctgaacaatacagaattgtcaccaaatgaacaaaaaggaaggaaaggaaaccacgacctaaaatggtcttctccctttgattaccaaccaaaatcccatgcgctagcgactttttttctcgccccgcactaaacaaaaaaaacagaaaaaggaaaagccagaaaaatcaaaagccaaaaacacacaaaagccgaaaaactccccaaaagaacccattcccaagggaagtcctattgatccatgatcacacgtgtaatctttgatttgataggaaataatttgcaaagtcaagtcatgacatatctatggttcggaattaggatgaaacacttacctgtgcgagattgatacactttgagtgatttcttctatttttgttgaacccagtgtttcctctaaatggtcatttagaaacgaaatgctaacatccaaaatctcatttatggttatgggagatttcatcagcagactctccttccccggtagacgcattgtttttcactcaaaaaaaagcatatgctgctctaaatcagttggaatatttgtctctttgctagagcatgtttgcattttagtggagaaaacaccgagactttttccagtctcacaagttacccagaactacgtaggtctgagttactcattggaggatacgtaggagcaagagcctcgcttttgtcgaccacaccgccttttgttgttatgattcaagagctggtagcccgcggggacaccttacggttatccgcacctcgtcattcagtgaccccaagtgtgattgacgagcagaggccaatgtggtcatctgcgccttttccggagatgtcagcattttccgatggagacttttcaagtctcacaagttatccagaactacgtaggtctgagttcctcattggaggatacgtaggagcaagagccttgcttttgtcggccgccccataatctttgtcatactgaccctgaggtcatgtgacgtgcacccttgtatcatccagaggcggcgggcccgatgatacgcggagataccttacggttatccgcacccttttgtcatccagaggcggcgggcccgatgacaagcagagaccaaatttggtcattctgcacccttgtatcatccagaggcggcgggcccgatgataggcggagataccttacggttatccgcacccttttgtcatccagaggcggcgggcccgatgacaagcagagaccaagtttggtcattctgcacccttgtatcatccagaggcggcgggcccgatgatacgcggagataccttacggttatccgcacccttttgtcatccagaggcggcgggcccgatgacaagcagagaccaagtttggtcattctgcacccttgtatcatccagaggcggcgggcccgatgatacgcggagataccttacggttatctgcacccttttgtcatccagaggcggcgggcccgatgacaagcagagaccaaatttggtcattctgcacccttgtatcatccagaggcggcgggcccgatgatacgcggagataccttgcggttatccgcacccttttgtcatccagaggcggcgggtccgatgacaagcagagaccaagtttggtcattctgcacccttgtatcatccagaggcggcgggcccgatgatacgcggagataccttacggttatccgcacccttttgtcatccagaggcggcgggcccgatgacaagcagagaccaagtttggtcattctgcacccttgtatcatccagaggcggcgggcccgatgatacgcggaaatacccgagtggttatccgtataaacattcttttgctatctgtaagacagaacgcttgatagcatgcagaggctgacacagtcttctgcaccttttgttcctccggggacaacaagtcatttacatgcggaaatttcgtggtcacccgcgactctcgtcaaccgagaggagcgaaattagtgtcatacactgatttttgtccggggacctttgcttgatgacatgcgaccattctttggtccttgtgaggtgcttggcatccatcgttaggcaatttgtgaaattctaggagcgacaagtcatggttacccgcgactctcgtcaaccgagaggagcgagattagtgtcatacactgattttcgtccggggacctttgcttgatgacatgcgaccattctttggtccttgtgaggtgcttggcacccatcattaggcgatttgtgaaaatccgggaacaacaagtcatttgcatgtggagattttatggtcacccgcgactctcgtcaaatcgagaggaacgaaattagtgtcttatctttactttccttttatctccaataaaagacaagtaaagaggggcaactgtcataccctaatttcgtccggggacctttgcttgatgacatgcgaccattctttggtccttgtgaggtgcttggcatccatcattaggcaatttgtgaaattccaggacatgccgaaaaaccaaaaaatattgatgcacaatccgtaagtttccgtgacacaccggaaatcaaacggaagcatcgttgcataattaagtgaggttccgtaacattccgtaagtcaaaagggggatgattatgtaatccgcaaggttccgtaacattacggaaagaaaacaagtatcgttacgaaattcgtaagtttccgtaactttacgaaaaaagaatcaccaaaaaacagcagagggggtgtacttagtaaaaatgggggtgcaaatagcacccaggcccacttgggccctctagaatattcctccagaaggctgttgcttctggaggaagcaacctggctcgcctgggcgagctgggcggcaaccacctcccctattttgctataaataggggaggaagtgaagaagaaaagggttcagcccctttggcacttctctctctttcgaatttgcttggaaaaatcgtttccgtgaagaaaatctaagccgaggcgcttccgaaatgtttccgtaacgttttccgtgaagaattttgcaaaggtttcaaccgttcttcgacgttcttcattcgttcttcatcgttcttcgatcttcaacgggtaagtacctcaaaccaagcttttcgattcattctatgtacccgtagtgctccacattgtgtttcgtgcatttttattctcgttttgtttactttttataccccctgttgacgtgcttaagccattttacttaagtcatttctcgcttaacttaaaaataaaataaatttccaccgaacgtttgaattgtattatccattaacttcgtttaaaataaattccgaccgttcggtcgtgccgtaaccacattggaaatcaaaaagaggtaaaaaaataatataataatcaaaaagacatcttttagtaaaataaagcggaaaatcaatcggacgttttctctttgggattcctcattcttaatcgaattgattaataactaaagtgaaactaaaggctaaaatcaattcgcctagtcaagctcgtccataaaaataggcttttgaagtttgtcatttcattttctcactaagtaaaatggatcatttttaaggtccaacgccttaaaatgatcacctcttaaaataaaaaaggaatcacttgataaagaaagaactacgtaggtctgattttctcatcccaaattgaggaatacgtaggagcaaagggaaacacccttgtcgaccacaaaaagagaaaaatataaaaagggtataaaggatataaggacataaaagggaacgtaaaaatcaaagtcatgtttgcacattcgattaaaggctgccgtcccttgggacggacgtgtggggtgctaataccttccccgtgcgtaaatacaactcccgaacctttcacttaaaagttcgtagatcgcgtcttttccggtttttccgacgttttcctcaaataaacgttggtggcgactccgcgcgtattcctttcgtggaatacgcatcccgcgagtctcgcgtcgccctcccgccgaagggtaggttgcgacacctagCCCTCGAACGCTAGGTatcattggtgctttcattgagcaCAAGTTCTGACACATGGCGGAAGGCACGAGATCAAAAGCTTTATCATCGGAAAGAATGGAGGAATTATTCACGAAATTTGCAGCAACGGTTGAAGCAAAAATGGAGACCTTATCGGAGAGGCTAACATATCTTGAAGCTAGTAGATTTAATCCTCTACAAGCACAGCCAGAGGTGTCTTCGTTTCCGGCATCAGGATCGCTCGCAGCGCCGCATCGGATGAAACTAGATGTGCCAAGGTTTGACGGCTCAGACGCCGCCGGTTGGATTTTTAAGATTACGCAGTTTTTCGAGTATCACACAACTCCAGATCATGAAAGGCTCACCATCGCATCATTCTATATGGAAGGACAAGCATTAGCTTGGTTCCAATGGATGCAACGAAATGGTCAATTATCTTCTTGGCCAGTGTTCCTCCACGCCCTTCACTGACGATTTGCATCAACCACTTATGAGGATCCAATAGGATTGCTATGTAAACTGCAACAAAGAACAACGGTAAACAACTACCTCTCTGATTTTGAAACTCTAGCTAACCGAATCATTGGTTTACTTGCTCCTATGGCTTTAAGCTATTTCGTATCGGGCTTGATACCCTCAATTCGCCGAGAAGTTCAAGTCATGCAACCAGCCACCATTAGTCAAGTTGTGGCCTATGCTAGGTTACATGAGGAGAAGCAAAATGATGCGCGGAAGACGTTTCGGCCTTCAACAGGAGCAGCCCCAAGCTCCTATCAACAACCAACACTTACACCTTCATCCACTACTCCTTTATTACCTACACCGACGCGGACGAACTCATCCACAATTCCTTTTAAACACCTCACGTCGGAGGAACTAGCTATGCATAGAGAAAAGGGGCTATGCTTCCAATGTGATGAAAAATATTCACGAGGTCATAAGTGTTCTTCCTCGTTATTTTTGCTGATTATGGAAGATAATGATGAGGTGCCGGAACCACACGATCAACAGCTGGCTCTGTCGGAAATTGTATCGGAACCACTGCCTGCGCAGTTGAGCTTTAATGCGTTATCCAGACACGTGGTTCCGAAAACACTACGTATGCAAGGGTATATCCACGGACAACCAGTGAGCATATTGATAGATGGTGGTAGCACGCAGAAATTCGTGCATCACAGGGTGGTGATGTCGGTAGGCTTAACGACGACTGTGACTTCACCGTTAAGGGTCACGGTTGGCAACGGCGATGAACTTCAGTGCCAACAAACGTGTCCCAATGTCGAGGTAATTATTCAGCGACACCCCTTTGTCATTGATTTCCATGTTTTACCTATCTGTGGTGCTGATCTAGTCCTGGGAGTACAATGGTTGAAAATGCTGGGACCAGTGTTGACGGATTATACCACGCTCACGATGAAATTCATGGCCGCCGGCCACCTTGTGGAACTACGTGGTGAACACGAGCAGGCCCTAGAATCTATCTCTTCCTCTCAGCTTCGACGCATAATACATACCAATGGAACAAGTATGATGTTTCATATTCAATTGGAACCATGTAAACCCCCACAACCTGAGATTACCCCGATACTCACGATATTGAGGGGCTGGTTAACAGATACTCACAACTGTTCCAACCATTACTAGAACTTCCACCTTCGAGGGACACTTACCATGCCATTAACATCTTACCTGAAGCAACACCGGTAAACGTGAAACCATACCGGTACCCCCATTACCAGAAGAAGGAGATAGAAGACCAGATCAGTTCAATTTTGACAAAGGATTCATACGACCCAGCGCTAGTCCCTTTTCATCACCTGTGTTATTGGTGAAGAAGAAGGACAGGTCATGGCGGTTTTGCATCGATTATAGAGCTCTCAATGCCATAACAGTTCGCGATAGGTTTCCTATACCAACTATTGATGAGTTGCTAGACAAACTCGGCGGGGCACGGTGGTTTTCCAAGCTAGACTTGATGCAAGGATACCACCAAATTCTTATGAAAGAAGAGGATGTCTGCAAAACCGCATTCAGAACACATCAAGGGCATTACGAGTAATGCCCTTTGGATTATGTAACGCCCCATCTACCTTTCAAGCAACTATGAAACTGCTTTTTCAACCCTTTTTGTGCAGGTTCATCATTGTCTTCTTCGATGGTGTGTTGGTATATAGCAAAACAATGGCAGATCATTTGGGTCATCTCGAAAGCGCGTTCAAACTCTTGCTTTCAGGAAAGTTCTCTCTGAAATGTACCAAATGCACTTTTGCCCAGTCCCAATTAGAGTACCTGGGGCATGTCGTTTTCGGCAATGGAGTTGAACCGGTGCCGGAAAAGTTACATGCTATTCAGGAGTGGCCTCTTCCTCAATCAGTAAAAGCATTGAGAAGCTTTCTCGGGTTGGTAGGCTTTTATAGACGATTTATTAAAGGGTATGCTAAGATTGCGGCACCTCTCTCCCAGTTGTTGTGTAAGGGCCAGTTTCAGTGGTCAGAGGCAGCCACAAAAGCTTTCACCACTTTGAAGAAGGCGGTGTCAACGGCCCCCGTATTAGCACTGCCTAACTTTGATATACCTTTTGTGGTGGAGACAGATGCATCGGGCACCGGCGTCGGAGCAGTCCTCTCACAGAATGAACATCCTATAGCATTCTTCAGTAAGGAATTTTGCCCAAAGCTTCGAGGCTCCTCCACCTACATCCGAGAACTTGCAGCCATCACCATGGCCGTTAAGACGTGGCGCCATTATTTGTTAGGTCACCCTTTCGTGATCCTCACTGATCACTAGAGTTTAAGGGACCTTA
Protein-coding sequences here:
- the LOC100775941 gene encoding uncharacterized protein, producing the protein MALSYFVSGLIPSIRREVQVMQPATISQVVAYARLHEEKQNDARKTFRPSTGAAPSSYQQPTLTPSSTTPLLPTPTRTNSSTIPFKHLTSEELAMHREKGLCFQCDEKYSRGHKCSSSLFLLIMEDNDEVPEPHDQQLALSEIVSEPLPAQLSFNALSRHVVPKTLRMQGYIHGQPVSILIDGGSTQKFVHHRVVMSVGLTTTVTSPLRVTVGNGDELQCQQTCPNVEVIIQRHPFVIDFHVLPICGADLVLGVQWLKMLGPVLTDYTTLTMKFMAAGHLVELRGEHEQALESISSSQLRRIIHTNGTSMMFHIQLEPCKPPQPEITPILTILRGCNTGKRETIPVPPLPEEGDRRPDQFNFDKGFIRPSASPFSSPVLLVKKKDRSWRFCIDYRALNAITVRDRFPIPTIDELLDKLGGARWFSKLDLMQGYHQILMKEEDVCKTAFRTHQGHYEFIIVFFDGVLVYSKTMADHLGHLESAFKLLLSGKFSLKCTKCTFAQSQLEYLGHVVFGNGVEPVPEKLHAIQEWPLPQSVKALRSFLGLVGFYRRFIKGYAKIAAPLSQLLCKGQFQWSEAATKAFTTLKKAVSTAPVLALPNFDIPFVVETDASGTGVGAVLSQNEHPIAFFSKEFCPKLRGSSTYIRELAAITMAVKTWRHYLLGHPFVILTDH